The Anas platyrhynchos isolate ZD024472 breed Pekin duck chromosome 6, IASCAAS_PekinDuck_T2T, whole genome shotgun sequence sequence TTACATCAACAGCCGAGACTTCTAGCAGTCTGACCTGGTAGCTGGGccaggttaaaacaaacaaacaaatgaaaaactttcatctgttgctgttccagtctgtcaaattaccaagataaaatcattttactactgtgttctgaggtgtattttagTTAGTGAATTACTTCCTAGCCCTCCTCTTAACTGCCTGGTTCCTGTCAGCAAAGTCAGGCCCACCAATTAGCGCAGGctaattctgctcctttttatatGTGTGCCTCCTTTGTTATGCTGTACATTGTTCACTAGTTGGGATATCTACTGACAATTAGGGAATGAGGCAGACACAAAGACTAATTTGATCACCCGGAGACCTGCCTCCCAAGATCCCTGTGTAGGCAGTGGAGACACAGCAGTACCTCCAGGGCACTCCAGCTGAGGTTTCAGCTCGCCTTCGCCCTCTAGAGAAGCCTCCTTCTTTCCATTAACTACAGGGAAAGACTGGCATCCCCAGGCAAGAGATGGCCCCTCTCAACCACGCTCCCATTTTAGTAAGGGAAGTCAGCGACAGAGTTTGACTTTTGAGTTTCAGGGCAAAGGCTGCTCGTCCGCCACGCTGGAAACGGGCCTGGTCCGGCTGCCTGATGGagctcatcccagcccagctcccgacCTGGCCCCATAGGCACCTTGTGcctccaaaatcagcaattccCTTTGGGCACACTTCTATGTGCTCTCGGGACACTCCTGGCCTCACCAGGAGGACAGAATGAGGGAGGAATGGCAGTGGGGTGAATCTTTCACGTGAATTAAAGTCATTAAGTAAGGTTCTGTTTGTTAGGTTAATTGCGGTATTGATCCTCCAAGTCCCTCAATTTGGAGTAGTATAtaactgatacaatttcagttcaataatttttgttggtgaaaacatgcattttacctgtattcagcttagtttctttatgcctttttccctagccagttcacacactgtcagttgtagactggactgcctgtaagtgttgggtgtatggcagacatcatggatgataaccattgagacacaaatattttaattgttgaacattcaaattcaaacgttggtcaaaatagttttgataccactggaaaaattgagagggaatctggttcttgaaaatttaatctttatgaaaacacttaaagaagagatgtctttaatttatgaaaacaaattatatcaatttgactctttcaaatttaaaatttcccatCAATATCAACATTCATCTggcaatttattattctttgctatcttcgttttttgtagaatcattttaaagttgtgaataacatgctgtgtgcagtgtctgtgtgcagTGTCTCAGTGATAGTCCTATTATATGGTGAGATAAAATCACAGGCCTTCCTGGTTAATCCTGGATATGtttcacttaaaacaaaaaacaaacaaacaaacaaacaaaaaaaaacaaaaaagaaaaaaacaacaacaaaaaaaaaaaaaaaaaaaaaaaaaacaaaacatttttttgctgttaaaccttacattctgttaaggaaaaattCAGGTAAAATAAAGTGCAAGACTGAAAGGCTTATGGCAAATTtgtaatgaggaaaatatttcacagaatcgcagaatatcctgaattggaaggaacccacaatgATCATCAAGTTTAACTCCTGGGTCCTTAAATGACCGCCcagaaaatcagaccacatgtctgagagcactgtccaaatgctttttgaactccAGCAGAGAGTGAGGACAGAGTGAGGTCAGCACTTAGCACAGATTCTGGAACTGTATGACACTTTTTGTTGTAGAAacgtactggatgcttggacacttgtactggatgcttggacgctcgtactggatgcttggacactCGTTAAGATTCAGCTTGAAATTGTGATTTCTGACTACAGCAAATCCTTTGGAATCATAAATAGCTGTGAAGTCCTGTTTACACAGCTGCCAGTTAAGGTTattgtgtctgttttgcttcGTAGTTGCGAAATCTTGGGCAGAAGTGGTAAAATTGGGTGTTGCAAGACCACAGGCAAAGGCCGTTAAAAAACGTGCCCCAAAACGAAGACCAATGAAGAAGACAACACAGTCACCAaaggtatttgttttacttctttttaaggtttgggggtttgcttaaccttgaaacagcttgttggcatttaactgcagaagctggaagttTGAGATTTTGGCAAGATGTTAAATGGGTATTGGTGTCTTTCTCACAGCGTGTAAATCTACttgaatttactgaaatgtattaattcaaaACATCTTAAGAATGTATCTAAATAACTAATTGTGTTGGGTGGATGGAGTAAGTATTTGTCCCTTGTCTGTAGTTGAAGCTGTAGTGCTGTTTGAAAGAGGTTCTGTTCCGGTTTAACCACTTTACGTGGTGGTGAGGTTGGTCGTTGGATGATGGtgaaggtctttcccaacctaaagGATTCTATGCAGGTGGAAAGGAGTAAGACTGAAAGACTCTCAGGATAATCCCTGAGCGTTTCTGAAAGCTAAGAAAACTTGTCTCAGATGCTCATTGAGCGTAGTCACTCAAATCTTAAACGAATATATGAGCTGCATTTCACAACGAATCAGCCCTTTAAAGTAGCTGCAATTTAACCACTTCTGTATGCCCAGCAGTCTGTATTAGCTAAACACGACCAATAAATTTGTGGAATCTCTTGAGTGATTCTGgctaggttttaaataaaagggatcTTTGTGTCCTAATTTTTACTCACACtattactagaaataaagaaaaaagaagaaaatttcaccaCACCACTAGACAGTAAATATAAGTATTTACCTGTAAGGTCTCAATTCCTTATTTAAAGTTGACAAGTCAACCAGATCAGGGCATTCATCGTTGTCCTTACCACTGCTGCCCTCTGtctgattttcagcagcattgtCAGGTATTCTTTTGTGCTCAGAAAAACCAAGTGCACAACTCTATGCATCTTCACTGGACTTCGAAAGCACAGGCTGCCCTTCAACCTTTTCCAAGGCTGAACTCAACTCTGACATACTCAGTCCTTGTGAATTTTCACTACTTTCTGTGGCTTCAGCATCTTCACTGTGATAACAAGTCTTCAGaggttctgctttcagaaaccacttcatatatgaagtctgcattgttttctttatcttggctgaggaagttggcgttactttcagcatcttctaCAAATTCCCTCTCCTCTGTTGTATGATCATCCTCATCAGAGCACTCTGGGAAAAGCAGCTCATCAtcttcctgcatttcctttgtataACCACTGGCAGCAATCTCTATGTCAAGAGAACTCTCTctcctgaaagaaatagaagtgagctttcttttaatatatcaaatcattatgctgtattttggattaaaaatactATCAAGTTAGACTATAATTACCATGCTATTAACAAAAAGAGTATACTCCATTGGAACATAGGTAACATATTACAGTGCAGGGCTTTGGGTAGTTAGCAGAATGTAGCCTGACAGAACCAGACTTTCATACAAGATGATTCCATCTTCATAATCAGCActtactgaaagcaaacaatttgattttaacaaatataatacTTAAATTATGCTTGTGCAAACAGAACGATGAAGGACAtgttgacacacacacagacaattcCCCTTTGAGAAAGGGCTCAGAGTGATATAAAACCCTTTTAACTGAATCAGCTTTGCTCTTAAAATATGtgagaaaattgtttgcttttcaaaagggaCAAACTACAGTAGGAAAATTTTGAAGATAATATTTGAAGAGGCGGTCACCACATGTactagcattttgaaaattaaatttaaaattaaaaactaagttAATACTTGATCCCCCAGGACTGTTAAATATGGTTTTAAGAGTCAGAGAAACTAATTCTGCGTCACCGTAACATTTACGGCATTTGGATGTATCTCTTTCCCCTAGCTGCAAGAGGTAAGACAAAGGAGACAGCAGATTTTAAGACGTGCTTCAGTTTTTGGAAACCACTTTTAGTAACTGCCAGTGAAGACAGTTTGGATCCTTTTTACtgtaagaatgacaaaaatatttcaaattggctctttttccccctgttcacttctaaaatcatctctcagaggcatccatttttctcagaaaaccaaCGTAACTACCATAACATGGGGGAATTACGAGTCAGCTGGCATTTTTTACCTGATATCTTGGAATGATGGGAAGAGCTCACTCTCATGGTTGAAGCGTTTCTTAAAAAACTCCTTAATGCAGTTAACATCCCTGTcaaaatacctgtttaaaaaatacagaattgtaaaaatgcaataatcaaGGAAATTAAGTCTACTGGTATGACAAACTTTTACTctactttcttgccttttatttgaatattaataaCCATCAGTGACTCGAAGTGAGAAAGTACACGTGTaggtatacatacataaatgcagattatttctattcatttcttaattgaaagaaataatattaactgAGAAGCAATTAATTACACATTTATCCTAAGGAGATTTCTACTCATTCAtgaaacaaattgcatttgtaatgtatggtgaaaacagtagaaaaagaatttgaagcaggcttatgaaaacaaatcatggttGACTATTTGTTGTTATCAGCACGTAACTGGTTTATTTTGCATACATCATTTGTACGTACCATTCAGCATTTGGATGTGATGTTGATATCATCTGAGGGAAATCAATCATAGTGACATGATCATCATTATCCAGTATGAGATTAAATTCATTGAAATCCCCATGAATCAAACCATGATTGCCAAGTTTTACAATTAGATCCATTAATTCACCGTAGACAGCAGCAGGGTCTTCGATGTGGTGTACTTGGCATctggaaagttaaataaaaaagaaaatatcctgaaccctgaaggaattaatttaaaaatatagacaaGGCATATGAGTTACATCTGAGAGAATGACAGGGTCACAATTTGAGTCGTAAGGGATCTCCAGAGGTTACTAGTCCAATACTCTGCTCATAGCTATGTCAATTCTGAGATTAGATGAGACTAATCAGAGCTCTACCAATGCGGGCTTGAAAGtttccagggatggaaacaTACTGTGCAATCTCCACCACACTGCCCTCATGGGGAGAAAGCTTCTCCTATCTCCAGGTTAAATCCCTCGTTTTAACtaaagccctttgtctcttgtACTCCTATCAAACACGATGGTTATGCTGCCTAATTTAAACAATGGATCAGCGAATTTTTATGTCTGGATTGTTTTAGGTAACTTAGGTCTTCTTGTATTCAAATGCCATTCAAATGTCtcacaaaaaagtgttttcaagacTAAGCTGGGGATaaggcaaagccaaaaaaaaaaaaaaaaaaaagcttaaagcaCTCCAGAATATACTCCAGCATAAActccagaataaaagcaaagtatatGTTTTGCCCCAAAAGTGCGCAGAATAGACATCACCTTATTTTTACAAGCAGAATAAATAGGCAGCTGTCTTATTATACCAGGAGCTGTCAAGAAGCCGTCATTTACAGCTaatttgtgatatattttggcCTGAATGCAACACTGTAGTGTTATGAGAACATATCAGttgcacatacaaacaaaacacaatggaattcaagcagctctgtaataggctgctgttgaatattttcatattaacagcaaaattaacTAGTGACATTTCTTATAGCCAGAGGTCTGTATCATAAAACAtatcatttgttctttgaatttGGAAGTCATCTAAACTGGTATCTTCTGAGATGCTGAtcacctgaaataatttctcatctaGTACAGCATCTCCTTCAGAAAATGCTTAGTTAAAATTGCAGAACTGGGATAGCATGGTAAGCCTCACCTGCAATGCCCACATGTAACTTTAAAGCTTTCTGTCTACAGGACAGATGTGGAACTATTTAACAAAGGCGGGGAAACGGGATAGAATAAAGTCTTAAAAGGCACTTCTTCAATGTAACTCTTCAACTGTATACTTTGGGATTAATTACACTGAACCTTTGTTACTGTACATTATATAGAGTATCAAATAGCTATTTTGCATTCTgctatggaaacaaaacaagccattcattcacatacaaaattcaacattttttcatgtttctggatgttgaaaaactgaagaaaagtaatCTTCCTTGAGCAAAAAACAGCGTtcaatgcacacaaacacataaaataaaaaataaaacaaacaaaaaacaaacaccccccaaaaaaatcaacacagaagTTCTACAATGGCAACTGTACAAGTTGTAATCCTACCTGAATCTTTACCACAACATGGATCATGAACTGGAGCTCAGAACGTGGAGGATACACAACTCAATACTGAATATTTGATATACTGAATATATCAATATTGAATATCATTGAATAGATAACATATAGAACATaaaatttctgtgtagaaaatggTTGTAGCACTAACCTCTGTATCACATTGCTCCTCTGATGTATTccgtacttaaaaaaaaaaaaagtctatttccaCCAGTCTTTTTGGACAAAGAGAGtatgtttttagttttccttctctcaccaATTTCTCCAAATATAATGAAGCAGAACCCTAGCCGTTCTGGGCCTGACTTTATTCATGCTTTATTCAGCATGATCAGAACTGACTCACACGATAAGGAAAAACGTCATCCCTGCTGTCTTACTGAACCTATCGTTGTTAGGGCTTCTGTAAAACAGACTTCAAGCTTCCAAACTTACTAAGGGTAGCCATCAAGGAGTTCCATAATAACTGCATGCCTGTTGTAGTCTACAGGTTTTGGAAGAGGAAATCCTCTGTCATACAAAGCCTGGAAAGAGAcaacatattgaaaaaataaaagataaccattaagaaaacattacatacATGACAAACTACAAATATAAGATAAGCAGTTAAGCACCATTGCGGAAGCAGCATCCTACACATTATTCAACTGCTAACTGTAAAAGTCAAATCATGTGCTTAAGGAGGAAGAGCAATCTGAACTTTCACTACTAActatgcttctgtattttccagagtttagttatcctgcaggtggcaggaaaacacaacgggatagaaaaacagcagaatcgTATCTGGTCTGTTAGCTTAAGAAACCACCAGCAGATAATTGGGAATAGGGTGTTAGAAAAAGGTTCAACAGTTCTTGTAAATACAGTTTGGCCTGGTCAGGTAATTCACACTCAGTCTCAGTAAGGcaaaagtttcttcttaaatattaatatccaGTATTACACTACATTAAAGATTAACTAAAGGTAGGCCATAGTATTTTGTAGCTCTGTTAGCTTGCTCTAACCATATTTACCAAATCATTCACTTgattcacagaatggctcaggttggaaggaaccttaaagaccacctggttccaccccttctgccatgggcagggacacctccactagaccaggctgctgaaagccccatccatcctggccttgaacacctccagggatggggcatccacagcttctctgggcagcctatgccagtgcctcaccatcttgAGCACAGGATTTCCTCCTAGTATCTAATCTCAATctaccattattttaatttaaaactgttactccttgtcctatcacaacACTCCctgaaagagtccctccccagcttaccAGTAGGCCCCCTTAAGTACTGCAGGCTGCTATTAGCATTCCcttaagccttctcttctccaagctaaataaCCCtgactctcagcttttcttcacaggagaggtgcttcaccCCTCCGATCacctttgtggtcctcctctgggcccactctaacagctccacatacttcttgtgctgggggccccaaacctggatgcagcactccaagtggggcctcacaagggcagagcagagggagacaatcacctctctccacctgctggccactcctctgttgatgcagctcaggaggctgctggccttcagggatgcaaacaaatacttctggcttatgtcaagcttttcatccaccagaacatccaagtccttctctgcagggctgctctcagtgtgcTCTCCTCCCAGTTTGAAACTCATCGCTTACAGACCTAACAAATACTCTGTAATTATGTTTGTGGAAGTGATCCAAATAGACAAGACTAAAATACTAGTAGATACTTCACAAATTTTCCCTAGCATATAGTCTTTCCTAAGACAAGGTTAAGTGAAATGGCAATAGTTTATTCACTGCCTTTATTAAGACTCAGATGACTGGACAGCTTCACCTGAAATTTTATGGAAATTGCTTCAGTTCCATACGACTTCCATGGCAAAGTTTGATTTTGTCACTTGAAAGTATACAAAATGCATCAGCACTGTCATTCTCTGAAATGTATACTTTAAGtccactaaaaaaaacaaataaaaagcatacatcCTAACATATACTGCAAATATGAAGTGATGAGAAGATAATCTGAGAAGTACATTCCAGACTATTACATCGTTGTTAATATGGTGCAAACAACCACCTACCTTCATGTAGGCAAACTCTTTCATTGCTGCTAGCCGCGATAAATACAGCCATGACATTTTGTGCCTGTGCTTATGGTAGTCACGCTTATTTTTCAGGCTGCGAAAGGAAGTTCTTCCAAGCCTGTGCAATTTCATTGCAAACTGCTGCTCGTCTTCATTTGCAACAATATAAAtatctaggagaaaaaacagcagcacagatctgagaaataaatggtaTCTGACAGGTATATAATGCAACAGTGCAGTGAGAAATCGGTTGCTTGACTTCTTGTAACTGCTATTTCTGGAATAGCAAAGTCTACTACacttcttttaacagaaaagacaaccaAATTTGTATATTATGTATTACAAATCTGAACAAGAAGAAGTCATTGGTGAAGAGATTATGCTGCTCCACTAgtagaatatcatagaatcattacggttggaaaagacctccaagatcatctggttgaACCATCCATCTGatctgaaacatatttcagactAGGGGATAAGAAGTAACTTAATGGCACACTAGAAAAGACTTCTCTTGACTGGACAGAAAACTCAAGGTACCTCTTACTTTAAAACAGTGTTAGCAATTggctatgtttcatttttaccatttgtccccaataatcctctttttttttttcgtcattttttaatgacaaaagacATGCTGTGCCAAATTACAATCAACATATGAGCATGAGAAACCAACATAGCACTCCAATAGTTTGGActgtatattactttttttttttttaggtgggaTGAAACATTTGATGTTAATCTTTTTGACAGAAGGcttcaaaattctttgcaagTCACAAGACAACTGTCACCTGTttgcaaaataccttttaagGAACCATCCAAGAATTGTACAAAATGGTCAAAGTGGAACAACACTTgcgaaaaaaatcagatgtagtCAAGACTCACACAGAACTTGAAGTGACCATAAATTTTGGTGTTTGACAGATTAACTGATATGACTATCCAAAGGTAAATTCACCAAGTTTccaacaaattaacaaaaatacagacccatttcttctaaaaaaaaaaaatatatactgaaaacacttttttaaattacctgatTCTTTGCCAACACCCATCTGGTTTCCAACAGAACTGATGACTTGCCGGGAAGACAGAGTTCTCAAGGCAAGGTAATCATATCCTGCATTAGTTAACCGATAGCCCTGGacagataggaaaaaataaattacacaacatttcattccatattatgcatgtgtttcttttaaaagaagttccAGACCCGGGGGTGGCGGGTTCGAGTCCCGGGGCGGACACGTTTCTTCGCCGTGACACCCCGTTATTGCCATAACTAATACCGGGGcccaaagaggcagaaatacagctgcagcCATCCCATCCGTGTGTGGTTAGGTAGCAATACCTGGGAACAAATCATGTCTAACCTGCGGTGTGATGTTGCTCACGGAGGCTGGTTTTCCATTATATGTTATCACGGTTACCTCTGTCTGCACCGGTTAACGCGAAAACGCCCAGCAATGTTTCTCAGGCGCTCAAATTTTGCTCgaattttgcaaattttagctgacagagctgcagctcgcgaACCGCTGCCTCTGGGGGGCGGCAGTGTTTTAGAAAACAGGAgatgaaactgaagtgttttttggtggtggttccTTCCCCCTCCGTCCTGCAAGATGGCatggcagagaaattattttctggtttctcaCGTAGGTCCTCGTGTAGTCCTTCTTATAAGCTGCCTATATGGACTAGTCTATAAAGTATTTCTGCTAGAAACATGAGGAATATGTGACTGCAACGTGAGTATCCAAATGAGGTAACTCCATGCAAAAAAAGGGGATGTTAACTCCCTGTATAATCAGCTAATTAAGAGGCTGGCTGTTTCAATATATGCATAATATAGTGGACAGTAAGGCTATccagaatttaattcttggctcttaaggcatctggaaagttgaatttgtgaaatcagatcttaaatttcagcatgaacagacgaacagttcaaacaaacaaacaaaaaagcaaaaaacaaaatgtgatctTAAAGTCAGAAGTTTAACCATGAAACTCCTCTAGAAGTCTGTACTGATGTAACTGTTAAtaagcactgtaaaaaatactgttatttttgacTGGTCAGTATACTTCTAAGGACCTGGCTGACATCATGAAGAATACACATAAGTACATtcaattttttgtatttttaagcattatagGTTTCACCCATTttatatgcatgcatgtgtatgtgtatgtacatgaaTGATCATTGTGGTGTCAGAAAAAACTCAGTGTTTATAAAGTTTTTCTAATGAATAGCAGAATCCATGCCAAGTGTACAAATGCTGCACATTCTCTTCTGCAAGGAGTTTTATAAATCCCCAAAAGCTGTAGGTTAGTGTAAGGTTTGAACAGTGCAGTTCATATAGTGGGCTCTGTCATAGTAGTTTTAGGAAACTACTGTTCTCAAGATAGATATGAATGCTTAGCAGTTTTATTGCTTCAGGTGTTccgtttcaaatgaaaattagtaaTAAACCTAAAGGGAATAGATTGTGGGAGCGTTAAAGTTTATAGTTTAGGTAATTGCTAAGGTGTCtgaattagtaaaaaaaaaaaaaaaaaaaaaaaaaaaaaagtaattgctgtATGTATAAAGAGCCCACAGTGGTGGCTCTATGTTACCTACATGTTTATATCTGGAATTTTAGATCAGCATTTGGCACTTGTCAAGGAAGTGTTTAGTCACTTCATGAGCCTTAGTTGGTGGTCAGACAGCTCCGTTTGCATTGGAGTTGAGGCTTGTCCGATACGTGTGAGGTCTAGCTGGGGTCTATTCCCCCATCGTAGCTGAAAACAGCCTCCAAAAGGCTGTAGAGCAGGGTAGTGGATATTTTTAGAGTGGATAACATGGGAACCTTTCAGCTTTAATTCAGTGATACAGAATATTTAACACTTAAGTCTTTCCTAAAATACTTActaattcagcttttcagattcttttatttgttaaaaactatagggcttgcaaagcacaccattattttaatgctcACGTTGAGCAGTATGTAAAGCTTAGCGCTCGTGCAGTACATTAGTGAGGTTTCTTTCCACACATGCAggcttctcagctctgcctcatcgTGGTGGTACTGCTCTCAGTAGTAGGGATAAACATAAAGTCTGAAAGGTTGGCTCGTTTGCTAAGCTAGTTAAGTTTCTTATGTTTGGTGAGAGACTTCCAACAAGTTCTATACACAGTAGTGTGTTTTTTagacattaaacatttaacattaaagGCAGGTAACAGCCCCTTCCTGCAGACTGAGTGGTGCTAACTTAAGGTGTGTGGCAGTCAGAGGTGGGTACAAGTTGATGCCATGTGGTAAaattgtatacatgtatatgccatTGGCAGTTCTTCTGACTGGTTACTAAGGTTCTGTAAGCCAAATTCTATAATCATCAATCATCTGTTGTTTGCATATGTCTTAAGGAgggcagtcatttttctttgtcattgtgataactgcttagttttcaaaaaaggaaggaaagacagagagctttattattattattattattattattattattattattattattattattattattattattattattattattattattatttgaattgcTGTCCAGCCAGAGACATGGGTGCAGAGGGAGTTTGTCTGTCAGATGCCATTTAGAGAGCTCTGGTACATAAATTAGAGTGGAGAGATCAGAATGAGCCTCGAtactacttcatttatttgatcACAGTGTGGGGAGAATTGAGACTTTGAAGCCAGTTTCTATGTGTTCAGATGGAGAATAAaaccatgagaagaaaaagagtagaGCTCTCTCCTGGGCATAGAAAACTGGCAGGCTGTGACAAAGCGAGAGCTCTCAAAACCTTCCTATCAAACCTCAAACTTGGACCTGTCATTTTCTGGATGGCCAGTTTCCTGCCAGCCCACCTATTAGGTCATTAGAGATTGGAGGTATGTCCCTTCTAGGCCCTGGGTAGACTACCAGAGGGGCAGTGTCTAGCATCAAATGAACCTAGCTGCTCATTTTTGAAGCAGTAAGGACCTAGTGTCAGaaactggttttgttatttgagCCAGGTTCTACTGACTGCATATGATTGACTCCAAGCCTGGACAGATATTCTCTCCACTTGAATACGTCTTTTACCAGAGCATAACAATCAATTAACAATCAATTAACAAtcgacctcatcgcagtctacaacttcctagtaagggggtgtcgagaggcaggagaccttttctccattaacaccagcgacaggacccgcgggaacggggtta is a genomic window containing:
- the LOC140002785 gene encoding serine/threonine-protein kinase RIO2-like, encoding MDLIVKLGNHGLIHGDFNEFNLILDNDDHVTMIDFPQMISTSHPNAEWYFDRDVNCIKEFFKKRFNHESELFPSFQDIRRESSLDIEIAASGYTKEMQEDDELLFPECSDEDDHTTEEREFVEDAESNANFLSQDKENNADFIYEVVSESRTSEDLLSQ